The Dermochelys coriacea isolate rDerCor1 chromosome 12, rDerCor1.pri.v4, whole genome shotgun sequence genome has a window encoding:
- the AMFR gene encoding E3 ubiquitin-protein ligase AMFR isoform X3 has translation MPLLFLERFPWPSLRTYTGLSALGLLGSVVSAYRALRRGPAGQPGPRGPSEREPPFAGEPARGAGPLPLDVAYYLLSDSLCVWVLVNTACCFLMLIAKLIQCAVFGPLRVSERQHLKDKFWNFIFYKFIFIFGVLNVQTVEEVVMWCLWFSGLVFLHLMVQLCKDRFEYLSFSPTTPMSSHVRVLTLLIAMLLSCCGLAVICGVIGYTHGMHTLAFMAAESLLVTVRTTHVILRYVIHLWDLNHEGTWEGKGTYVYYTDFVMELTLLSLDLMHHIHMLLFGNIWLSMASLVIFMQLRYLFHEVQRRIRRHKNYLRVVGNMEARFAVATPEELAVNNDDCAICWDSMQTARKLPCGHLFHNSCLRSWLEQDTSCPTCRMSLNITDNHRVREDHQRETLDENLVPVAVAEGRPRLTQHNHFFHFDGSRIASWLPSFSVEVMHTTNILGIAQASNSQLNAMAHQIQEMFPQVPYHIVLQDLQLTRSVEITTDNILEGRIQVPFPTQTERVPLELSPRLEEMVEFSEMETEPSETEDFEARGSRFSKSADERQRMLVQRKEDLLQQARKRYLNKTSDEDSTSESPFLSEGAASDPVTMRRRMLAAAAERRLQMQQTS, from the exons ATGCCGCTGCTCTTCCTGGAGCGCTTCCCCTGGCCCAGCCTCCGCACCTACACGGGGCTCAGCGCGCTGGGGCTGCTCGGCAGCGTCGTCAGCGCCTACCGCGCCCTCCGCCGGGGCCCCGCCGGGCAGCCCGGGCCCCGGGGGCCCTCGGAGCGGGAGCCGCCGTTCGCCGGGGAGCCCGCGCGCGGAGCCGGGCCCCTGCCCCTGGACGTCGCCTACTACCTGCTGTCGGACAGCCTCTGCGTCTGG gtaCTAGTAAATACTGCCTGCTGTTTTCTGATGTTGATTGCTAAACTAATCCAGTGTGCTGTGTTTGGTCCTCTTCGTGTTAGTGAGAGGCAG CATCTCAAGGACAAATTCTGGAATTTCATCTTCTACaagtttatctttatttttggTGTGCTGAATGTTCAGACTGTGGAAGAGGTGGTCATGTGGTGCCTCTGGTTCTCTGGGCTTGTGTTTCTCCACCTCATGGTTCAGCTCTGCAAGGATCGGTTTGAATat CTTTCCTTCTCTCCCACCACCCCAATGAGCAGCCACGTCAGAGTCCTGACTCTGCTGATTGCCATGTTACTCTCCTGTTGTGGTCTAGCAGTGATCTGTGGAGTTATTGGCTATACGCATGGAATGCACACTCTAGCTTTCATGGCAGCAGAG TCTCTACTTGTGACAGTGAGAACTACTCATGTAATTTTACG TTATGTAATTCATCTCTGGGATCTCAACCATGAAGGAACCTGGGAGGGCAAGGGAACGTATGTGTATTATACAGATTTTGTCATGGAGCTAACCTTGCTTTCACTGGACCTGATGCATCATATTCACATGCTG ttgTTTGGCAATATCTGGTTGTCGATGGCCAGCCTGGTGATTTTTATGCAGCTGCGTTATTTGTTCCATGAGGTTCAGCGTAGAATCCGTCGTCACAAGAACTACCTGCGTGTGGTTGGAAACATGGAAGCTAG GTTTGCAGTTGCAACTCCTGAAGAGCTAGCTGTCAATAATGATGACTGCGCCATTTGCTGGGACTCCATGCAGACTGCCCGTAAACTCCCATGTGGGCATCTCTTCCACAA CTCATGCCTGCGTTCCTGGCTTGAACAGGATACATCCTGCCCCACCTGTAGAATGTCTCTCAATATCACTGACAACCACCGAGTTAGAGAGGACCACCAGAGGGAGACCCTAGATGAGAATTTGGTACCTGTGGCAGTAGCAGAAGGCAGACCTCGCTTGACCCAGCACAATCACTTCTTCCACTTCGACG GCTCTCGTATCGCTAGCTGGCTGCCTAGTTTTTCAGTGGAAGTGATGCACACTACTAATATTCTGGGTATTGCGCAAGCGAGCAACTCACAGCTCAATGCTATG GCCCATCAGATTCAAGAGATGTTCCCTCAGGTTCCTTACCATATAGTTCTACAGGATCTGCAGCTGACACGCTCGGTAGAAATAACAACTGACAACATCTTAGAGGGGCGCATCCAGGTACCTTTCCCAACACAG ACTGAGAGAGTGCCACTTGAACTCAGTCCGAGACTGGAAGAAATGGTGGAGTTCAGTGAAATGGAAACAGAGCCCAGTGAGACAGAAGATTTTGAGGCCAGAGGAAGTCGCTTCTCCAAATCCGCTGATGAAAGGCAGCGTATGTTAGTTCAGCGGAAGGAAGACCTGCTGCAGCAAGCTCGCAA GCGTTATTTAAACAAAACCTCTGATGAGGACTCCACCTCTGAGAGCCCCTTTCTGTCTGAGGGTGCTGCCTCTGACCCTGTCACCATGCGCCGCAGAATGTTAGCCGCTGCTGCTGAACGGAGACTGCAGATGCAACAGACCTCTTag
- the AMFR gene encoding E3 ubiquitin-protein ligase AMFR isoform X2: MPLLFLERFPWPSLRTYTGLSALGLLGSVVSAYRALRRGPAGQPGPRGPSEREPPFAGEPARGAGPLPLDVAYYLLSDSLCVWVLVNTACCFLMLIAKLIQCAVFGPLRVSERQHLKDKFWNFIFYKFIFIFGVLNVQTVEEVVMWCLWFSGLVFLHLMVQLCKDRFEYLSFSPTTPMSSHVRVLTLLIAMLLSCCGLAVICGVIGYTHGMHTLAFMAAESLLVTVRTTHVILRYVIHLWDLNHEGTWEGKGTYVYYTDFVMELTLLSLDLMHHIHMLLFGNIWLSMASLVIFMQLRYLFHEVQRRIRRHKNYLRVVGNMEARFAVATPEELAVNNDDCAICWDSMQTARKLPCGHLFHNSCLRSWLEQDTSCPTCRMSLNITDNHRVREDHQRETLDENLVPVAVAEGRPRLTQHNHFFHFDGSRIASWLPSFSVEVMHTTNILGIAQASNSQLNAMAHQIQEMFPQVPYHIVLQDLQLTRSVEITTDNILEGRIQHPDSVRPASNSPVERHNSDQEEAETATRTERVPLELSPRLEEMVEFSEMETEPSETEDFEARGSRFSKSADERQRMLVQRKEDLLQQARKRYLNKTSDEDSTSESPFLSEGAASDPVTMRRRMLAAAAERRLQMQQTS, translated from the exons ATGCCGCTGCTCTTCCTGGAGCGCTTCCCCTGGCCCAGCCTCCGCACCTACACGGGGCTCAGCGCGCTGGGGCTGCTCGGCAGCGTCGTCAGCGCCTACCGCGCCCTCCGCCGGGGCCCCGCCGGGCAGCCCGGGCCCCGGGGGCCCTCGGAGCGGGAGCCGCCGTTCGCCGGGGAGCCCGCGCGCGGAGCCGGGCCCCTGCCCCTGGACGTCGCCTACTACCTGCTGTCGGACAGCCTCTGCGTCTGG gtaCTAGTAAATACTGCCTGCTGTTTTCTGATGTTGATTGCTAAACTAATCCAGTGTGCTGTGTTTGGTCCTCTTCGTGTTAGTGAGAGGCAG CATCTCAAGGACAAATTCTGGAATTTCATCTTCTACaagtttatctttatttttggTGTGCTGAATGTTCAGACTGTGGAAGAGGTGGTCATGTGGTGCCTCTGGTTCTCTGGGCTTGTGTTTCTCCACCTCATGGTTCAGCTCTGCAAGGATCGGTTTGAATat CTTTCCTTCTCTCCCACCACCCCAATGAGCAGCCACGTCAGAGTCCTGACTCTGCTGATTGCCATGTTACTCTCCTGTTGTGGTCTAGCAGTGATCTGTGGAGTTATTGGCTATACGCATGGAATGCACACTCTAGCTTTCATGGCAGCAGAG TCTCTACTTGTGACAGTGAGAACTACTCATGTAATTTTACG TTATGTAATTCATCTCTGGGATCTCAACCATGAAGGAACCTGGGAGGGCAAGGGAACGTATGTGTATTATACAGATTTTGTCATGGAGCTAACCTTGCTTTCACTGGACCTGATGCATCATATTCACATGCTG ttgTTTGGCAATATCTGGTTGTCGATGGCCAGCCTGGTGATTTTTATGCAGCTGCGTTATTTGTTCCATGAGGTTCAGCGTAGAATCCGTCGTCACAAGAACTACCTGCGTGTGGTTGGAAACATGGAAGCTAG GTTTGCAGTTGCAACTCCTGAAGAGCTAGCTGTCAATAATGATGACTGCGCCATTTGCTGGGACTCCATGCAGACTGCCCGTAAACTCCCATGTGGGCATCTCTTCCACAA CTCATGCCTGCGTTCCTGGCTTGAACAGGATACATCCTGCCCCACCTGTAGAATGTCTCTCAATATCACTGACAACCACCGAGTTAGAGAGGACCACCAGAGGGAGACCCTAGATGAGAATTTGGTACCTGTGGCAGTAGCAGAAGGCAGACCTCGCTTGACCCAGCACAATCACTTCTTCCACTTCGACG GCTCTCGTATCGCTAGCTGGCTGCCTAGTTTTTCAGTGGAAGTGATGCACACTACTAATATTCTGGGTATTGCGCAAGCGAGCAACTCACAGCTCAATGCTATG GCCCATCAGATTCAAGAGATGTTCCCTCAGGTTCCTTACCATATAGTTCTACAGGATCTGCAGCTGACACGCTCGGTAGAAATAACAACTGACAACATCTTAGAGGGGCGCATCCAG CATCCAGATAGTGTTAGACCTGCGTCAAACAGTCCCGTGGAAAGGCATAATTCCGATCAGGAGGAAGCGGAAACTGCTACCCGG ACTGAGAGAGTGCCACTTGAACTCAGTCCGAGACTGGAAGAAATGGTGGAGTTCAGTGAAATGGAAACAGAGCCCAGTGAGACAGAAGATTTTGAGGCCAGAGGAAGTCGCTTCTCCAAATCCGCTGATGAAAGGCAGCGTATGTTAGTTCAGCGGAAGGAAGACCTGCTGCAGCAAGCTCGCAA GCGTTATTTAAACAAAACCTCTGATGAGGACTCCACCTCTGAGAGCCCCTTTCTGTCTGAGGGTGCTGCCTCTGACCCTGTCACCATGCGCCGCAGAATGTTAGCCGCTGCTGCTGAACGGAGACTGCAGATGCAACAGACCTCTTag
- the AMFR gene encoding E3 ubiquitin-protein ligase AMFR isoform X1 produces MPLLFLERFPWPSLRTYTGLSALGLLGSVVSAYRALRRGPAGQPGPRGPSEREPPFAGEPARGAGPLPLDVAYYLLSDSLCVWVLVNTACCFLMLIAKLIQCAVFGPLRVSERQHLKDKFWNFIFYKFIFIFGVLNVQTVEEVVMWCLWFSGLVFLHLMVQLCKDRFEYLSFSPTTPMSSHVRVLTLLIAMLLSCCGLAVICGVIGYTHGMHTLAFMAAESLLVTVRTTHVILRYVIHLWDLNHEGTWEGKGTYVYYTDFVMELTLLSLDLMHHIHMLLFGNIWLSMASLVIFMQLRYLFHEVQRRIRRHKNYLRVVGNMEARFAVATPEELAVNNDDCAICWDSMQTARKLPCGHLFHNSCLRSWLEQDTSCPTCRMSLNITDNHRVREDHQRETLDENLVPVAVAEGRPRLTQHNHFFHFDGSRIASWLPSFSVEVMHTTNILGIAQASNSQLNAMAHQIQEMFPQVPYHIVLQDLQLTRSVEITTDNILEGRIQVPFPTQHPDSVRPASNSPVERHNSDQEEAETATRTERVPLELSPRLEEMVEFSEMETEPSETEDFEARGSRFSKSADERQRMLVQRKEDLLQQARKRYLNKTSDEDSTSESPFLSEGAASDPVTMRRRMLAAAAERRLQMQQTS; encoded by the exons ATGCCGCTGCTCTTCCTGGAGCGCTTCCCCTGGCCCAGCCTCCGCACCTACACGGGGCTCAGCGCGCTGGGGCTGCTCGGCAGCGTCGTCAGCGCCTACCGCGCCCTCCGCCGGGGCCCCGCCGGGCAGCCCGGGCCCCGGGGGCCCTCGGAGCGGGAGCCGCCGTTCGCCGGGGAGCCCGCGCGCGGAGCCGGGCCCCTGCCCCTGGACGTCGCCTACTACCTGCTGTCGGACAGCCTCTGCGTCTGG gtaCTAGTAAATACTGCCTGCTGTTTTCTGATGTTGATTGCTAAACTAATCCAGTGTGCTGTGTTTGGTCCTCTTCGTGTTAGTGAGAGGCAG CATCTCAAGGACAAATTCTGGAATTTCATCTTCTACaagtttatctttatttttggTGTGCTGAATGTTCAGACTGTGGAAGAGGTGGTCATGTGGTGCCTCTGGTTCTCTGGGCTTGTGTTTCTCCACCTCATGGTTCAGCTCTGCAAGGATCGGTTTGAATat CTTTCCTTCTCTCCCACCACCCCAATGAGCAGCCACGTCAGAGTCCTGACTCTGCTGATTGCCATGTTACTCTCCTGTTGTGGTCTAGCAGTGATCTGTGGAGTTATTGGCTATACGCATGGAATGCACACTCTAGCTTTCATGGCAGCAGAG TCTCTACTTGTGACAGTGAGAACTACTCATGTAATTTTACG TTATGTAATTCATCTCTGGGATCTCAACCATGAAGGAACCTGGGAGGGCAAGGGAACGTATGTGTATTATACAGATTTTGTCATGGAGCTAACCTTGCTTTCACTGGACCTGATGCATCATATTCACATGCTG ttgTTTGGCAATATCTGGTTGTCGATGGCCAGCCTGGTGATTTTTATGCAGCTGCGTTATTTGTTCCATGAGGTTCAGCGTAGAATCCGTCGTCACAAGAACTACCTGCGTGTGGTTGGAAACATGGAAGCTAG GTTTGCAGTTGCAACTCCTGAAGAGCTAGCTGTCAATAATGATGACTGCGCCATTTGCTGGGACTCCATGCAGACTGCCCGTAAACTCCCATGTGGGCATCTCTTCCACAA CTCATGCCTGCGTTCCTGGCTTGAACAGGATACATCCTGCCCCACCTGTAGAATGTCTCTCAATATCACTGACAACCACCGAGTTAGAGAGGACCACCAGAGGGAGACCCTAGATGAGAATTTGGTACCTGTGGCAGTAGCAGAAGGCAGACCTCGCTTGACCCAGCACAATCACTTCTTCCACTTCGACG GCTCTCGTATCGCTAGCTGGCTGCCTAGTTTTTCAGTGGAAGTGATGCACACTACTAATATTCTGGGTATTGCGCAAGCGAGCAACTCACAGCTCAATGCTATG GCCCATCAGATTCAAGAGATGTTCCCTCAGGTTCCTTACCATATAGTTCTACAGGATCTGCAGCTGACACGCTCGGTAGAAATAACAACTGACAACATCTTAGAGGGGCGCATCCAGGTACCTTTCCCAACACAG CATCCAGATAGTGTTAGACCTGCGTCAAACAGTCCCGTGGAAAGGCATAATTCCGATCAGGAGGAAGCGGAAACTGCTACCCGG ACTGAGAGAGTGCCACTTGAACTCAGTCCGAGACTGGAAGAAATGGTGGAGTTCAGTGAAATGGAAACAGAGCCCAGTGAGACAGAAGATTTTGAGGCCAGAGGAAGTCGCTTCTCCAAATCCGCTGATGAAAGGCAGCGTATGTTAGTTCAGCGGAAGGAAGACCTGCTGCAGCAAGCTCGCAA GCGTTATTTAAACAAAACCTCTGATGAGGACTCCACCTCTGAGAGCCCCTTTCTGTCTGAGGGTGCTGCCTCTGACCCTGTCACCATGCGCCGCAGAATGTTAGCCGCTGCTGCTGAACGGAGACTGCAGATGCAACAGACCTCTTag